A window of Carassius gibelio isolate Cgi1373 ecotype wild population from Czech Republic chromosome A3, carGib1.2-hapl.c, whole genome shotgun sequence genomic DNA:
GGAAAGCCAGGCGGTGGAGTGACCGCTAGCGGCTGCCAACGCACTGGAGATGCCGTAAGTGTACGGCGAAGCCGAAGACCCAGCGCTTGTGCCACTCGATGACTGCGGGTGGCCGTTGGGCGGCAGGTACTGGTCGAACTCGTTCACATCAAACGGCTCCATGTTGGCCATCACCTCATGGCTGATCTCGCCAATGTCCACGTTTCCAAAGTCGATGTGCGGTTTTCCACTGGCCGATGAGGAGGCGGAGCTTCCATCTGCTCCCACCCCCAAACCGCTCCTGGAGGCTCCGCCCTCGCGCTTGCCCTCACCGGATTTACCACCCTGCAATTCTGTTTTAGGAGTAGTAGGGGGCGTCGGAGGGCTGTGACTCTGACCTGAAGGAACAAATGGATACATTTTAGAGGAAGCAGTTTGGGGTGAGTAAGATTTTTGATGTATTTGAAGGTTTTTGCTCACAGATGCTGCATTTATTACTTTTctaacactataaatgtctttactatcactttggTCAATAAAAGTGAGCCCGGATGTCTTAACAGTAGTGTAGGTGAGTGTAACTCACCTGTAGTGTGAGGGTGGTGTCCGTCGCCCAATGGTGATCCTGCGGCTCCGCCATGAGCCACCTCCAGATGCAGACTTTTGTAATGCGATTGGCTGTGACTGACCTCGCCCTCAGAGTGGGCGTCACCCTCAGAGCTGGATCCCGGTTTGCCGTTCTTGCGTCTACGTGGCTGGTACTTGTACTCGGGATAATCTTTCTTATGCTGCTTCCTCAAACGCTCAGCTTCCTCGATAAATGGCCTCTTATCTGACTCGTTCAGCAGCCTgagacaaacatgcaaaaaaaaaaggattatctTTTGCACAGTATATATAATGCAAAaacattcatgcattttaaaataccagATTATTCAAGAGTGAAGTGCTCAACTAATGTGACATGTAACAGTTAATCACAGGACAAATAGAGAGAATATAATCCTATCATCACAGTAAACTCCTATATAAATTCATAACTCAGGCACCAATATAAACTGACATTACAATCTTATTCCAATAAACAGAATTGCAATATTCCAtcagtgctttttaaattttaatacttaagtttttaaaatgtgtgtaatCATTTTTTTCCCTGTGGCcttatttactgtatgtaaaaGAGTAGTTAAGTTCTGAATAGACTAGACACTAGACTTTGAGATTGTTGAGTTGTTAAACACTGAAACTGTCTCAGATTTCTCATCTGAGAGTTTAACATGAGCAGacgatcagtgtgtgtgtgtgatattccaGCTGGTGTCTGAACGAACTCTGCGGTGTGATTCTCCACCTGTTGTGCTGTCATCTGTAGAGCGAGACACTTTGATTCAGAGACTGCAGCTATAAATCCAGCAGAACCAAACACTCGCTCACAcatgaaaataaactattttagatAAATGCCCTCAGTAATAGCTGAAGCTGGCCTTCTAGCTCAGGTTAATAGTGTTGTTTACAGACTGtggccggtgtgtgtgtgtgtgctcttttccACAGCAGCTCCTGAAGGGATTTGTCCTTCTAATCTGGCATCTTGAAGGAATGATTATTCTGAGTTAAAGCCCCTGAGAAACTCAAAGCCAGAGGCTGAGTTAACAACACCACTGGAGCAGTGTGCAGTCAGTATTGTGGTCATCAGACGGACAGCAGAACCTAAGAGAGCCATTAAACTCCAGCATCAGTTATTTAATGAGACAATTACAGTAATGAATTCATGGAGGCTGTTTCTTGAGTGCTTTATGATGTGAAGGGATTGAGAATGTGCAGATGAACCTTTAATTCAGTCACCATGATTTTATAGAGATGCTTTGTTTTGctcccacccccccccccctcccccattatgtttattaattatattttcaacAATGACTAATTATTCTTatctgtaaatttttttttatgttttaatgttaatttgatttctTATGCAtctttttgattatatttaatatttcaagtaAAACAAAGTGAAAAGCAAACGTGCTGCTTAGATAAAGATGCCTTTggagtatattatataaatattaatttgtgcATGACATTGCAAACATTTAGTAGCCTACCATAATTTATAGTATTATGGTACTAACATCACTGCACCATGGTGGCGCCACAGCATCTTTAGTAAGAGTTACACAGCTAAACGTTATGTTTTGTCTCTCACCTCCAGAGTTTTCCGAGTGTTTTGCTGAGCTCGGCGTTGTGCAGGTGCGGATATTGATCCGCCAGTTTCCTGCGCGCGGCCTGCGCCCACACCATGAATGCGTTCATCGGCCGCTTCACGTGCGGCTTGTTCTTACTGCCCGAGTTCACGCGCACGGGCATGGGTACGAGCGTCCAGTCGTAACCGTTGAGCACCTGACTGACCGCCTCACGGATCCCGATCGGGAAACGGTCGTCGTCTTCGTCGGACTTCACCGAGACCCCGGCCGCATCATCACCGACGCCCGGCATCTGAGACGCCTGACCGGGAAGAGGGGAGTCCGCCCCGCCGGGAGCACCGGACGAGTGTCCGGGGGACATGGAGTGACCGTCGTCCGAGACCCCGGGACTCATTTCCACCTCGGACATACTGTGCTCCTCCGCCGACATCGGTCCTCGCTCTGCGGCCACAGCTGTCTGCGGAAGGTCTAGTTGTTCTGGCAGGGCCTCTGGTTTTTAAGTTTATTCACTAAAATCAGTTGccaatgctttttaaaatattatatatattattatttactttaggTCCTCCAATGGAACGTTAACTCGCTTAATTTTTACACGATCTCAGTTCTTTTCAGAATGAATCCATCCGCCGTCTTTCTCAGGATAGCCTATAGATCTGCTGAAAAACctgcaaaaaacacacacacaaaggaatgttaatttatttgtattatcatAGGTTGTCATGCTACCTTTACATGTTTTTATAAAGTATTTCTTCTGAATGTGTGATAATATAAATACGGAGTTGTAATGGGATATAACCGCACAACCTCTTGGCTGTTCATGACCCAGCACTCCGAACAAGATAAACCTGTTCAGGAAAAACTGCTACAAACACTGAGGCTTTGACTTTATTTAGGATTGGTCTTTTTTCCAGCAGTCATACGGTGGcgtcagtgtgtgagtgtgttatttTAGCTTCACTTCTGCTAACAAGCTACTGTTGAAGGTTTGTGGGTTTGTTCAAGCTCCCGGGAGAGAGAGGGCAGGATAATACGGGCTTCATTCCGCGCGCTGCTGGATAAACACGGAGCGGGCGGCTGCGCTGCTGAATTACACACTGTTTGTTGCTGAAAGCACAAGTGACGACTTATAACCAGCAGAAAAACATGGAGAGTCATGGCAGTGCGTTTCTGAAAACTCAAGCAAGCGGcataaataataaactatttatttggCGTCTAAAGGTCTGACTGAAGATCAATCAGAGAACCAGGATTTCTCTCAAAGTTTGAACTGAACACAACAGATAACCTACTGTTTTATATACGGCAAAAACACTAGAGATGCGACTTGAATTTGATCTTAGACCTGCTGTTGATCTCACGCATCCATCCGACATCAGTTTTAATTAAGATCAGTCACATGTGACTTAACTCAAGTGATAACagattcatttaatattaattcaGTGATCACATTTGGCTGGGTCACTGGGATACAAACGTTTAGATCTGTGTCCGAGTGACTTGTGTGTGTTAAGTAGAAGTTTCTTTGGGACACAAATAGCCTAAAATACACCTCGTGAGACTTGATAATTAGTTTTTAGTAGGCTAACACAGGTATCGGTCAATTTCTTTAATTGCGCTTTTGGGTTTGCTCTGTTTTCCGTTCAGCACATTTTCTTTTCAGAAactttgttcattcattttaacAACTCACAACTCTTTATTATTGCTCTTTTTTATCCGCCAATTTTAACTTCGTTTAGGCCTACTATTTAAATCTTATTCAGTTCATCTTTAGCTACATTATTTCGGGATACTCTGACAAGGTTCACACAGTACAGTAGGGCGGGTCATTACGCCTGGTTTGGCAATAATTTGCCCCTAATTCACTCATGCCAAAACTCTCCTAAATGGAACAAGCCCATTCAAATATTCCCAAACATTTAAACAAGTGTGCTCAGATTTGTTCTAtctttcatatatataatgtcaaGTATATCCCGAAATAATGTAGCTAAAGATGAACTGAATAAGATGAATATGCTTCCAGTAATGAGATATTGTTGATTTGCATCTCTGGTACAATTTCTGCCTTTTTATCAGAATATCGTATCgtgaaactttttttctttttgggtgaacataATATGTAGATTTTGTAGGCTACTTTAAGTTTTCCTCTTTTCATATCAGCAAATTGAACTTAAATCTGATGGATCTGTAGAGCAGTTTGAAACGGGATTTGCTCGATAATGCGCGAGTAAAACGTGTTTCAAAGACTATAGCaaaaattgtttgtatttttaaaagctCTTATTTATAATACCGCCAACAACATAGAAAGAAGTACTTTAAATTCGTTATTTAATTACCTGTATTGTATATTGTGCGTCAAAAACTGATTAAGCAACTTTCCCCTTAAAGACAGATTAACCCAACACGACTCTGATTTACAC
This region includes:
- the LOC127942531 gene encoding transcription factor Sox-10-like, producing the protein MSAEEHSMSEVEMSPGVSDDGHSMSPGHSSGAPGGADSPLPGQASQMPGVGDDAAGVSVKSDEDDDRFPIGIREAVSQVLNGYDWTLVPMPVRVNSGSKNKPHVKRPMNAFMVWAQAARRKLADQYPHLHNAELSKTLGKLWRLLNESDKRPFIEEAERLRKQHKKDYPEYKYQPRRRKNGKPGSSSEGDAHSEGEVSHSQSHYKSLHLEVAHGGAAGSPLGDGHHPHTTGQSHSPPTPPTTPKTELQGGKSGEGKREGGASRSGLGVGADGSSASSSASGKPHIDFGNVDIGEISHEVMANMEPFDVNEFDQYLPPNGHPQSSSGTSAGSSASPYTYGISSALAAASGHSTAWLSKQQLPSQQHLGSDGGKTQIKSETHFSSDAAASGSHVTYLPHYSAAFPSLASRAQFAEYAEHQASGSYYAHSSQTSGLYSAFSYMGPSQRPLYTAIPDPGSVPQSHSPTHWEQPVYTTLSRP